DNA sequence from the Ferrimicrobium sp. genome:
AAACTACCCGATTCTTCGGCTAAGTTGCCGACCGAAGTCACACAACGCATGGTTGCCAGCTGTAACGAGGAGATGAATGCTGAGACACCCTCCGATCGGTGGATGGTGCTTATCGATGCGGTTGCGCAAAGCCCAATCCGTCGTCAGGTGCAGCCACGGAGCCTTCCAACCGATGCAACACCAGAGCTCATCGAGTTTGCTAAGGAAAATGCCGGGCGTATCCCAGCGTTAGCTGCACTCACTGGAGTCTCCGTTCCCCCGCCCCCTCGGCCAGAGATTCTCGCGAAGGTTCCTAAGACCTCTCGTCCTGCAAAGCAAACCACACCAGGCAGCACACCAACGGCCGTGGTCCATGAGGAGGCCACTCCGGTCGAAGATGTAATCGTACCCGAGACCACTCCGGCCGAAGACACCTCTGTTGACAACGCGTGACGCTTGAGCATTGAGGTTGTTTCACTAGCCCACATCCCCGCCGACTTTGAAGGTTGGCTCGATGGTGAGGACGCCCTTAGGGAACCTTCGGCATTCGTCGTCGCGCACTATGAGGGTGTTCCGGCTGGCCTCCTGGCGATTAACGTCGTCGGTACCAACGCGGAGATCACCTTCCACTACGTTGAGCCAGAATTACGTGATCTAAGCATCGGAGAATCACTTCTAGAAGAGGCGATCGCGTTCGCGCGTCAATCCGGTTGTAGTACCTGCACGGGATGGGTGCGGCCTGGCGACCGTATTGCCAAACTAACGTACGAGGCTCAGGGCTTTCGTGCTGAACGAATCCGCGTCGTCAGGGCACTCTAGCGTTGCGTCCGCCGTTGGTGCCGAGTCAAGCGAGGCGGGTGCAGATGGCGGTGTCTGCAATCACCATTTACAACGACCAAATACTTCTCGTCAGGCGCTCGCCTGCATGGCCAGAACAATGGGCTCCCCCGGGTGGGAAAGTCGAGCCAAACGAGAGGATTGTCGAGGCGCTGCGCAGAGAAACACAAGAGGAGATCGGCATTGATCTGCATCCCCTGCAGCTGGTGGCAGAACTTGAGCTTCACACTGCGCTCAAAGATTATGTCATCATCGCTTTCCTTTGCGACGTCATCGCCAACCCTGGATCGGTGCGCGCCACAAGCGACGCACTCCAAGCCTCGTGGGCACCCTTCGCTCAGGCAATCCGACTTCCGCTTGCCCCTGGAGTTCGCCAAGTACTGTACAAACTCCACCTACGCTGACGCCAACCCAATTGGTCACCGCCGCAAACTGACCCCAAGGACACATGAGTCGTGACTTTAGAATCGACCCCCGCCTAACGACACGACATGCCCGATCACTCGCTAGTCGAATGCCTTGGCCAGCATGAGACTCAATGGGCCACATACCGACCAAAAACGACCCTAGCCCGAGCACACAGCCATCGCTGTACGCCGGGCCCGAGGACATCCACAATGGTGGTGTTGCTAGGTATCTATTGGTGCTCTTCGCGAAGCTTTGAGACGCGCCCGAGGACCGTACGACGCCGACGGTGTTCAAGCTCAAAGGCCTCGACTTCACCAAGCTGTGCGAGCGTGAGCTCATCCAGGTGTCCTATGACCTCAGCCGCCGTCATGGACTCGTAACCCACAATCCCGCCAACGGTCTCGCTTCCCTCCGCTTCGTGTACGACAGTCTCGTCAACGGTGGGGCTCTTCTCGGAACTCGAAGCTCCATCTTCTCGATGAGTCGCAGTACGATCAGAAAACCCTGCGACCCTTGATTGGGCTGTCTTAATCACCAGATCCGCAGTACCCTCAACCGTTCGGCGTACATCAGCCACCTTGTTCTCTACGTCGGTGATCTGTGCACCATACTTGGCCTTGAAAACACCGGCGGCCATATCCCCAACGAACTTCGCAGTCTGAAGAGGACCCTCTACAACCCGGCGTCCCTCCTCCGCTGCATTCGGAAGCGTCTTGACAACCGCAGCGAGCAGACCAATCGGCTGGAAGACTAAACGATCGACGACCTCCTTCTTGAGTTCATCGAAGTCAAACGACGGAGTCTCCTGTGTAGCCATTGTTACTCCTTTCGGACCGTGCCAACAGTGACACGTTACCTATAGCCTACTAGACGCAGTCCCGGCAGAACATCTTCTCGGAATCCGCGAGCTGAATCATACTCTTAACAAGGAAACACGACTGGCAGACAAACTCATCAGGTTGACGCGGCTTGACCCGAACGACCGTGTCTCCTGACTCGTCCACCTCCTCCTCATCGTCGACCTCTGCGACCACGAAGCGCTCCCGCAAGATATCGTCGAGTGCCGATTCGACCTCATCATCGTCGACGTCATCGGCCTCATCAGTATCGTCATCCGACTCTTCAGCCTCTTCGTCGTCATCGTCATCTTCCTCATCCGGTGAAATCTCTTGCAGTACCACCGCGTCTTCATCGTCGAGAACAATTTCGTCGTCAACCTCTTCGTCAACATCCATGTCAT
Encoded proteins:
- a CDS encoding DUF4193 domain-containing protein, coding for MASREKETKSQTPVDASDEELDDEFDDEAVADDELDLDDELVIDDELDEELDLDDDMDVDEEVDDEIVLDDEDAVVLQEISPDEEDDDDDEEAEESDDDTDEADDVDDDEVESALDDILRERFVVAEVDDEEEVDESGDTVVRVKPRQPDEFVCQSCFLVKSMIQLADSEKMFCRDCV
- a CDS encoding GNAT family N-acetyltransferase, which translates into the protein MSIEVVSLAHIPADFEGWLDGEDALREPSAFVVAHYEGVPAGLLAINVVGTNAEITFHYVEPELRDLSIGESLLEEAIAFARQSGCSTCTGWVRPGDRIAKLTYEAQGFRAERIRVVRAL
- a CDS encoding NUDIX domain-containing protein — protein: MAVSAITIYNDQILLVRRSPAWPEQWAPPGGKVEPNERIVEALRRETQEEIGIDLHPLQLVAELELHTALKDYVIIAFLCDVIANPGSVRATSDALQASWAPFAQAIRLPLAPGVRQVLYKLHLR